GTTTCCGATGAATGGGTCGATGAAACTCTGAATTCTCCGGAGCAGGTCGTGGAAGGTTACGGCGGGCGGAAGGTGGCCCATCGGCGGTACAAGGTTCGAGGAAAGGATAGACTGCTACGGGTCGTGTTTGAGGAAACACCGGAAAAATATATCGTGATTACGGCCTATCTAACCTCGGCCGTGAAACGATACTGGAAGGAGGATCGTTAATGAAGATCGAATATGATACGGACCATGATCTGCTGAACATCGAGTTCCTGCCGGATGTTTCGATCGATGATTCGCAAGAGATCGACGGCATTGTTATCGATTACGCCAAGGACAAGCGAATCGTCGCGATCGAAGTCCTGGACGCGAGCAAGCGGACCACCCATGATCCCGCGGACCTGATCGGCCTGGCCGTCGTCCGGGCCAAATCGGCCCCGTCGGATCGCGTGCGCGAACGGGAAACGGGATACGGAAAGAAGAAAAGGAAATCGTAGGGGCGTATGGCATATTCCTCACTTCCTTGTCCCCATTTTTCCCTATAGACCGGCCGTGGAGACAAGATGGGGTTTGAGGAGAAGCGCTGGAAGGCGGGGGATGTTGAAAGGCTAGTTTTGCCCCTATTCTTTGCATGAGTCCAGCATATGCGATCAGATTATGGTTCCATATATAATTGCAAGGCCAAGGAGGTGCATTGCACCTCAACGACGACACGACGACTCAGAGGATAGCGTATGGACCTTATTGCTGAAGGCTTGAAACAAGGACTAATCCGTTTCGAAGATGGCGGCAAGTACATTGTCTATGTGTCGCAAGGGAAGCGGCGGAATTATGAAAATCCGGAGGAAAAAGTTCAGGCCGAAGCGTTTCTTCGTCTCGTCCTTGTCTACAAATATCCAGTCAGGCGCATTCGACAATATGTGTCGGTGCAAATGGGTGCAGAAACGAAAGAGGCAGATATCGTTGTTTACTCAGACGAAGCATTAAAATCACCGTGGATCATTGTCGAGTGCAAGAAGCCTGATGTGTCAGAACTTGAGTTCGTCCGTGCGGTGGATCAGGCATTCAGTTACGGCGTCGCAGAGGGAGCCAAGTATGTTTGGACTACCTCCGGACTGAAGAATGAGTATTATGAAGTCACCGCCAAGAAACCGAAGGCGCGTATCACTATACCCGACGTACCACAATTCGGCGTCGAGGAGCTTGCGAAATTCAAGTTCGCTAAAGGTGGCGGCGCGACCAAGACTGGCCAGAAGCTCTTTGACCTCGAAAAGGTTACCGAGGACGAACTCACTCGTCGCTTTCAGCAAGCGCAC
This genomic window from Nitrospiria bacterium contains:
- a CDS encoding DUF4258 domain-containing protein, which translates into the protein MKEIEIIPLAKKKMGRRSVSDEWVDETLNSPEQVVEGYGGRKVAHRRYKVRGKDRLLRVVFEETPEKYIVITAYLTSAVKRYWKEDR
- a CDS encoding DUF2283 domain-containing protein, whose translation is MKIEYDTDHDLLNIEFLPDVSIDDSQEIDGIVIDYAKDKRIVAIEVLDASKRTTHDPADLIGLAVVRAKSAPSDRVRERETGYGKKKRKS
- a CDS encoding type I restriction enzyme HsdR N-terminal domain-containing protein — its product is MDLIAEGLKQGLIRFEDGGKYIVYVSQGKRRNYENPEEKVQAEAFLRLVLVYKYPVRRIRQYVSVQMGAETKEADIVVYSDEALKSPWIIVECKKPDVSELEFVRAVDQAFSYGVAEGAKYVWTTSGLKNEYYEVTAKKPKARITIPDVPQFGVEELAKFKFAKGGGATKTGQKLFDLEKVTEDELTRRFQQAHQALWGGGELNPSEAFDELDKLIFCKLWDERKARKNGEPYDFQIFTEDTREKTERELLERLKKLYAEGR